The uncultured Methanomethylovorans sp. genome contains a region encoding:
- a CDS encoding transcriptional regulator: MTKDILIHQIVDVLRQANFIVSKRCNIRPRSFDLAARNENILLFCKVLYNIDGLNEETAHEMKALARYLGGSALLVGAKTRDQMLEDSVVYMRYDIPAVNVQTLYDYFVENVPPLVSAAPGGLYVSIDGDVLKEARTKQAMSLGTLASELGVSRRTISKYEEGGMDASIDVVLHMEELLDVALAKSIDILQAFEKKLKEPPMQREETKYKEEDNVLDLLHSLGYQVVSTSQAPFKAISKDNYDTMLTGVSTYSSAMIKRADLMSSISCVTQTRSVFIIKGPSKSDTVENTVLIEEKELDKMAGPEEFVSLIDEKTKCKKH; encoded by the coding sequence ATGACAAAAGACATCCTCATACATCAAATAGTAGATGTACTGAGACAGGCAAACTTCATTGTCTCAAAGCGCTGTAACATTAGGCCGAGGAGTTTTGATCTTGCTGCAAGGAATGAGAACATCCTGCTTTTCTGCAAAGTGCTTTACAATATTGATGGGTTAAACGAGGAAACAGCTCATGAAATGAAGGCACTTGCAAGATATTTGGGTGGCTCAGCGCTTCTTGTAGGAGCTAAAACCCGGGACCAGATGCTTGAAGATAGCGTAGTCTATATGAGATATGATATACCTGCGGTTAACGTCCAGACACTTTATGATTACTTTGTGGAGAATGTGCCACCGCTTGTATCTGCAGCACCTGGGGGATTGTATGTCTCCATAGATGGTGATGTCCTGAAAGAAGCACGTACAAAGCAGGCAATGTCTCTGGGAACCCTTGCTTCAGAACTGGGAGTTTCCAGAAGAACTATAAGTAAATACGAAGAAGGCGGGATGGATGCATCCATAGATGTAGTATTACATATGGAAGAACTGCTTGATGTTGCACTTGCAAAATCCATAGATATACTGCAGGCTTTTGAAAAGAAACTTAAGGAACCACCAATGCAACGTGAAGAGACGAAATATAAAGAAGAGGATAATGTTCTTGATCTGCTTCATTCTCTGGGCTACCAGGTGGTCTCAACGTCACAGGCACCATTTAAAGCAATATCCAAAGATAACTATGACACAATGCTTACAGGAGTCAGCACTTACAGCAGCGCTATGATAAAAAGAGCTGATTTGATGAGCAGTATCTCCTGTGTGACGCAAACAAGGTCTGTATTTATAATAAAAGGTCCAAGCAAGTCAGATACTGTCGAAAACACAGTTCTTATAGAAGAAAAAGAACTGGACAAGATGGCTGGACCAGAGGAGTTCGTAAGCCTCATCGATGAGAAAACAAAGTGCAAAAAACATTGA
- a CDS encoding tRNA(Ile)(2)-agmatinylcytidine synthase, whose amino-acid sequence MIIGIDDTDSREGMCTTYLGALLMDELRQYGTIVELPVLVRLNPTIPYKTRGNACVGINLATSCPDKVMKHVISRVSTMAALECDMTNPGVVFVQDDECESVRDVLGTFFQRAVKEVLSIEEAKYVIAKTGLQSKGFKNGRGLIGALSACGSILNPGWDHTFEYLAYRQREKWGTPRNVDEASFFVADSATYPATWDTVDVSNELVVCVPHSPDPVLYGIRGKDPEVVRRTAEMISSELLERSCVYCTNQGTDMHLIPVASISEIQEMHSYIVSGFVSDDPFTIPGGHTIFSISDSSGASVECAAFEPTKGFRSLVRKLIQGDIVKVYGSFMNKALNIEKIEVVSLAPLVASHNPECPSCGKRMESAGKGQGYRCRKCGTKSPVLVQVNLKRDLEPGMYEVPPCARRHLAKPLVRFQNPSVKEFPSR is encoded by the coding sequence ATGATAATAGGTATAGATGATACAGATTCAAGAGAAGGCATGTGTACAACGTATCTGGGAGCCCTGCTCATGGACGAATTGAGACAGTATGGTACTATAGTGGAACTCCCTGTGCTTGTTCGTCTCAATCCCACAATTCCTTACAAAACCAGAGGCAATGCATGCGTAGGCATAAATCTAGCAACATCTTGCCCTGATAAGGTAATGAAACATGTAATTTCAAGAGTTTCGACAATGGCAGCACTGGAATGTGATATGACAAATCCAGGGGTGGTATTTGTCCAGGATGATGAATGTGAAAGTGTCCGAGATGTTCTGGGCACTTTTTTCCAGCGTGCTGTGAAGGAAGTCCTTTCAATTGAAGAGGCAAAATACGTTATTGCTAAAACAGGTTTGCAGTCCAAAGGATTCAAGAATGGCCGAGGTCTTATAGGTGCACTATCTGCCTGTGGTTCCATACTGAATCCGGGGTGGGACCATACTTTTGAGTATTTGGCTTACAGGCAAAGAGAGAAATGGGGTACTCCCAGAAATGTGGATGAAGCTAGCTTCTTTGTTGCCGACAGTGCTACTTATCCAGCAACATGGGACACAGTTGATGTATCTAATGAACTTGTGGTATGTGTACCTCATTCTCCAGACCCGGTATTATATGGAATTAGGGGCAAGGACCCGGAAGTTGTAAGAAGAACAGCAGAAATGATCTCTTCTGAACTCCTGGAAAGGTCATGCGTATACTGTACGAACCAGGGTACAGATATGCATTTGATTCCCGTTGCTAGTATATCCGAAATACAAGAAATGCACTCCTACATAGTATCTGGTTTCGTGTCAGATGATCCATTTACGATACCGGGAGGGCATACAATCTTTTCTATCTCTGACAGCAGCGGTGCCTCTGTTGAATGTGCGGCCTTTGAGCCAACGAAGGGCTTCAGATCATTGGTGCGCAAGCTCATTCAAGGCGATATTGTTAAGGTTTATGGAAGTTTCATGAACAAAGCTCTGAATATCGAAAAGATAGAGGTAGTTTCCCTTGCACCTTTGGTAGCTTCCCACAATCCAGAATGTCCTTCCTGCGGAAAAAGAATGGAATCAGCAGGCAAAGGGCAAGGATACAGATGCAGGAAATGTGGTACCAAATCGCCGGTCTTGGTACAGGTAAATCTAAAAAGGGATCTTGAACCAGGTATGTACGAGGTACCCCCATGTGCTCGCAGACATCTGGCCAAACCACTTGTAAGATTCCAGAATCCTTCAGTAAAAGAATTTCCATCCAGATGA
- a CDS encoding NAD+ synthase, which yields METEKVREAVVKFIREKVREANAEGAVLGISGGIDSALVAYLAVEALGKDKVLGIHLPELNLTPAEDVLDATEVSHQLGIEFKAIDISGILTTYLDNIPDGKKATAHAKGNLKARIRMSVLYYHANLLNRIVIGTGNKTELLLGYFTKHGDGGVDILPIGDMYKTDVWELSASMGIPEAIINKAPSAGLWSGQTDEKELGITYKEVDRFLSLLLEGETPDIAWNTVGITKEQADSVIRRIKMNDHKLKTPQVIDLSHLR from the coding sequence ATGGAAACAGAAAAAGTAAGAGAGGCTGTTGTTAAATTTATAAGGGAAAAAGTAAGGGAAGCAAATGCTGAAGGAGCTGTCCTTGGCATCAGCGGGGGCATCGATTCTGCACTTGTAGCATATTTAGCAGTTGAAGCCCTTGGCAAGGACAAAGTTCTGGGAATACACCTTCCAGAACTCAATCTCACACCTGCAGAAGATGTTCTTGATGCAACCGAAGTGTCTCATCAATTAGGCATAGAGTTTAAGGCCATAGATATCTCAGGGATTCTCACGACTTACCTTGATAATATTCCGGATGGAAAGAAAGCTACAGCCCACGCCAAAGGGAACCTGAAAGCCCGTATCCGAATGTCAGTGCTTTATTATCATGCCAACTTGCTCAACAGAATCGTCATAGGCACAGGAAATAAAACGGAGCTGCTTTTGGGCTATTTCACAAAGCATGGGGATGGGGGAGTAGACATCCTTCCTATTGGTGATATGTATAAGACTGATGTGTGGGAACTTTCAGCATCAATGGGGATTCCAGAAGCGATCATCAATAAAGCACCTTCTGCTGGACTTTGGAGTGGCCAGACAGATGAAAAAGAACTAGGTATTACCTATAAAGAAGTGGACAGATTCCTTTCCCTTCTGCTTGAGGGAGAAACACCCGATATTGCCTGGAATACAGTGGGCATTACAAAAGAGCAGGCAGATTCAGTTATACGCAGGATAAAAATGAATGACCACAAACTGAAAACTCCACAGGTAATAGACCTTAGCCATTTGAGATGA
- a CDS encoding DNA-binding protein, whose product MGKPVDAICTITVPSVVDELKSSESRLRFDLAREQGLGVELPSLEALSRVSEVSRISKDHEELSRTDIEVLAKAYDCGEEAVLLTDDYAVQNVASILGIKVEPVVQKKIKDVLIWQKVCIGCKRKFDSGDVCPVCGSPMKKGRKRKL is encoded by the coding sequence ATGGGAAAGCCAGTTGATGCCATCTGCACTATAACTGTTCCTTCAGTGGTGGATGAGCTCAAAAGTAGTGAATCCAGGCTTCGATTTGACCTTGCAAGAGAGCAGGGTCTGGGGGTAGAATTGCCTTCTTTGGAGGCCCTTTCGAGAGTTTCCGAGGTTTCCAGGATATCAAAGGATCACGAGGAATTGTCCCGAACTGACATTGAAGTCCTTGCCAAGGCTTATGACTGTGGGGAAGAAGCAGTGCTCCTTACGGATGATTACGCAGTGCAGAACGTTGCCAGTATCCTGGGTATAAAAGTAGAGCCGGTTGTCCAGAAGAAGATAAAGGACGTGCTTATATGGCAAAAAGTTTGTATTGGGTGTAAGCGGAAGTTCGATTCAGGTGACGTATGTCCTGTATGTGGCTCTCCGATGAAAAAAGGACGGAAAAGAAAATTATAA
- a CDS encoding orotate phosphoribosyltransferase-like protein: MKNIENLIQKAVELQSNGLTSRQIADELNVSRDTVTWLLTRAKKDMSTPAPKDISVNWVNIGKNAYRLRNISKVLCDMVLETLEQTEDDVDLIVGIGLSGVPLASLMAEEFGTDLAVFHVHYDPADDRHLKGDFSGNFSPVRGKKCVIVDDVITSGYTMTEVIKRLREEDCKPVAIAVLVDKKGAELISDVPVRPLVRIVRVD; this comes from the coding sequence ATGAAGAATATAGAGAATCTTATTCAAAAGGCAGTGGAGTTACAATCCAACGGTCTTACCTCAAGGCAAATCGCAGATGAGCTTAACGTTTCCAGGGATACTGTGACATGGCTTCTCACTCGTGCAAAGAAAGATATGAGTACTCCTGCACCAAAGGACATTTCTGTTAACTGGGTAAACATAGGCAAGAACGCTTACAGGCTGCGTAATATCTCTAAAGTTCTCTGCGATATGGTATTGGAAACATTGGAGCAGACAGAAGATGATGTTGATCTCATTGTTGGTATCGGTCTAAGCGGTGTGCCATTAGCAAGCCTTATGGCAGAAGAATTTGGTACTGATCTTGCAGTATTCCATGTGCATTATGATCCAGCTGATGACAGGCATCTAAAAGGCGATTTCAGCGGAAATTTCAGTCCAGTGAGGGGTAAAAAATGTGTCATAGTCGATGATGTCATTACAAGTGGCTATACTATGACGGAAGTAATAAAACGCCTTCGTGAAGAAGATTGCAAACCTGTAGCAATAGCAGTTCTGGTAGACAAGAAAGGCGCTGAACTGATTTCGGATGTGCCTGTAAGGCCATTGGTGCGTATAGTCCGTGTGGACTGA
- a CDS encoding DHH family phosphoesterase, with the protein MSERCPECEGKGYIVTSSKKCPDCKGSGKSKSVDFMKLSEKDVANFLNSGSVCPKCGGSGEVEEKDTCKTCKGKGALYSCKTCGSSIDKFVDGEEVCESCSKKQVVYKLDDSCTIDEIEIGKLYHCVVNSNVTFGTFVDINPKLRGLIHSSNMKDTPKIGDSLVVSVKEIRNNNKLDLLPRNINIYQTVELEKELPELNSSKLSENVGKAVRVHGEVIQVKQTAGPTIFTIDDETGQISAAAFESAGERAYPHIDADMIVSVTGEVQLRGENVQLEVRSMKRLTGEKETDIRTRIENAIDSRAEPHEIKFLVQSDILEKLRPAMKQVAKEIRKAVIKSKPILLRHHADADGMTAAVAIERAILPLIKEVNGSDGEYYFYKRAPSKAPFYELTDVTRDLSFALEDAVRHGQKMPLVVSVDNGSTLEDLPSFRIAKVYNIDMVVVDHHHPDKEVDEFLKAHVNPAHVGGDYSITAGMLCTEVARMINPDVEKEILHLPAVAGVGDRADSEEARDYIKLVSDKYSLQDLKDMALSLDYAAYWLKFSSGKRIIDDILEMGDHNTHKKLVSLFCEQANGMINEQLEACMAHVKAQKLPNGAILNVLDVENFAHKFTFPPPGKTSGEVHDRLCREYEGKPVVTLGFGPDFAVIRSKYVKMNIPRMVRELHDEIEGGGVNGGGHLVVGSIKFVEGMRTQVLAKLAEKIGAAEVE; encoded by the coding sequence ATGAGCGAAAGATGTCCAGAGTGCGAGGGAAAGGGATACATTGTTACCTCCTCAAAGAAATGCCCGGATTGTAAAGGAAGCGGGAAATCCAAATCAGTAGACTTTATGAAATTATCAGAAAAAGATGTTGCAAATTTCCTTAACAGTGGTTCAGTATGTCCAAAATGTGGAGGAAGCGGAGAAGTTGAAGAAAAAGATACATGTAAGACATGCAAAGGAAAAGGAGCCCTTTACTCTTGTAAGACATGTGGCTCGTCCATAGATAAGTTTGTAGATGGAGAAGAAGTATGTGAAAGCTGCAGCAAGAAGCAGGTGGTTTATAAGCTTGATGATTCTTGCACTATCGACGAAATAGAGATTGGAAAGCTATACCATTGTGTAGTCAATAGCAACGTTACATTTGGTACTTTTGTAGATATTAACCCCAAACTGCGGGGGCTTATCCACTCAAGCAATATGAAGGATACTCCCAAGATCGGGGACAGCCTTGTTGTGAGCGTGAAGGAGATAAGGAACAATAACAAATTGGACCTCCTTCCCAGGAACATCAATATCTACCAAACTGTGGAGCTTGAAAAAGAACTTCCAGAACTGAACTCTTCAAAGCTTTCTGAAAATGTAGGCAAAGCCGTTAGAGTTCATGGAGAGGTAATACAGGTAAAACAAACAGCAGGTCCGACCATATTTACCATTGATGATGAAACTGGCCAGATATCTGCTGCTGCCTTTGAAAGTGCTGGAGAGAGAGCATATCCACACATAGATGCTGACATGATAGTATCTGTTACCGGAGAAGTACAACTTAGAGGAGAAAACGTTCAGCTTGAAGTTCGCAGTATGAAACGGCTGACCGGGGAAAAGGAAACTGATATAAGAACACGCATAGAAAATGCAATTGATAGCAGGGCTGAGCCTCATGAGATCAAATTCCTTGTACAGAGTGACATATTGGAAAAACTCCGGCCAGCCATGAAACAGGTCGCAAAAGAGATACGTAAGGCCGTTATTAAGTCAAAACCCATTCTTCTAAGACACCATGCTGATGCCGACGGTATGACAGCAGCCGTTGCAATCGAGAGAGCTATACTCCCACTTATAAAAGAAGTGAATGGCTCAGATGGAGAATATTATTTTTACAAGAGAGCTCCTTCAAAGGCTCCGTTCTACGAATTGACAGATGTGACCAGAGACTTATCCTTTGCTCTGGAAGATGCTGTCAGGCATGGACAAAAAATGCCTCTTGTAGTAAGCGTGGACAATGGCTCCACCCTAGAGGACCTGCCTTCTTTCAGAATAGCAAAGGTATACAATATAGATATGGTAGTGGTGGACCATCACCATCCAGATAAGGAGGTTGACGAGTTCCTTAAAGCTCACGTTAATCCTGCACACGTGGGAGGGGATTACAGTATCACTGCAGGTATGCTCTGTACTGAAGTTGCCCGTATGATAAACCCGGATGTTGAAAAGGAAATTCTGCACCTTCCTGCCGTTGCAGGTGTTGGAGACCGTGCTGATTCAGAAGAAGCAAGAGATTACATAAAGCTTGTATCTGACAAATATTCGTTGCAAGACCTGAAAGATATGGCACTATCATTAGACTATGCTGCATATTGGCTCAAATTCAGCAGTGGAAAAAGAATAATTGACGATATACTTGAGATGGGAGACCATAATACCCATAAGAAACTTGTCAGCCTGTTCTGCGAACAAGCCAACGGTATGATCAATGAGCAACTTGAAGCGTGTATGGCACATGTAAAAGCCCAGAAACTTCCAAATGGTGCCATACTTAACGTTCTGGACGTAGAAAACTTCGCTCACAAATTTACGTTCCCTCCACCGGGAAAAACATCAGGCGAAGTTCATGACAGACTTTGCCGGGAATATGAAGGTAAGCCAGTCGTCACACTAGGGTTTGGCCCAGACTTTGCTGTGATCAGGTCCAAATACGTCAAGATGAATATACCAAGAATGGTCAGAGAACTCCACGATGAAATTGAAGGTGGTGGCGTGAACGGCGGAGGACATCTTGTAGTGGGTAGCATCAAATTCGTAGAAGGAATGCGCACCCAGGTGTTGGCAAAACTTGCAGAAAAGATTGGAGCAGCGGAAGTGGAATAA
- a CDS encoding slipin family protein: MALLDFLFPLLIVAIFILSKAIKIVNEYERVVIFRLGRLSGIKGPGMFFIIPIIDTVVKIDLRVVTIDVPKQNVITKDNVTVDVDAIVYYKVVDPSSAVNEVENYRYATSTLSQTTLRDVIGQIELDELLSNREEINRDIQELLDVATDPWGIKVTGVTLRDVKIDDTMLRAIAKQAEAEREKRARIILSEGEYIAAEKMKQAAQLYQDMPAGLKLRELQTIAEVAREKNLIVISSSMEIGGIAAMSKAFSEKNKS; the protein is encoded by the coding sequence ATGGCTTTATTAGATTTTCTTTTTCCATTACTTATCGTAGCAATTTTTATTTTATCAAAAGCGATCAAGATCGTTAATGAATATGAACGTGTAGTCATTTTTCGTTTAGGCCGACTAAGCGGTATCAAAGGTCCGGGCATGTTTTTCATAATACCTATCATAGATACGGTGGTGAAAATTGATCTGCGTGTGGTAACTATTGATGTACCCAAGCAGAACGTGATAACCAAGGATAATGTAACAGTGGATGTGGATGCTATTGTCTACTATAAGGTAGTGGACCCCTCTTCTGCTGTCAATGAAGTGGAAAATTACAGGTACGCTACTTCAACTTTGTCCCAAACAACATTGCGTGATGTGATTGGTCAGATAGAACTTGATGAACTCCTTTCCAACAGGGAGGAGATTAATAGGGATATCCAGGAACTGCTCGATGTTGCTACTGATCCATGGGGTATCAAGGTTACAGGAGTTACTCTCAGAGATGTGAAAATAGATGATACTATGCTGCGTGCCATTGCAAAGCAGGCCGAAGCAGAGCGTGAGAAGCGCGCACGTATTATTCTTTCAGAAGGTGAGTACATAGCTGCCGAGAAGATGAAACAAGCTGCACAGTTATACCAGGATATGCCCGCGGGACTTAAACTACGTGAATTGCAGACCATAGCCGAGGTGGCAAGAGAGAAGAACCTTATCGTAATTTCCAGTTCTATGGAAATTGGGGGTATAGCGGCTATGTCGAAGGCGTTCAGCGAGAAGAACAAGAGCTGA
- a CDS encoding nodulation protein NfeD → MVSRVVVSLFLFTFIFCCTPCAAATEKVLVLQIEDSITPASDDILADAIAFAEEGDYQVLVITLNTPGGVVDATLNMMEQIANTNVPVIGYVYPEGTKSWSAGTLLLISTDVAAMAPFTVIGSAQPVTMTPSGSEPINDSKIVNALVAMAQENARKYGRNETAAGQFITENLNLNPEKALEYGVIEYIASDLNDLLDQVDGQEVKGRELKTSGADIVFYKPSLRLSFLNTISDPVLSSLLLLLGVYALILGLSHPGIGGEIFGLISISLGLVGTGFDVNIASIFLILVGVALIIIEFQSPGLGIFGIVGLVCIVAGSMLLAPTDFPRNYTPAGFQQTILLSVVAPTIAIGVFLLFVLYKVAIVRHSKPKFGELLGDIAVAQDSFGPGEFGYVRHKSENWKARSEDYIEKGNKVEILEKDGTVLIVKKIDEKYRLSE, encoded by the coding sequence ATGGTTTCCAGAGTTGTGGTTTCTTTATTCCTTTTTACTTTTATTTTTTGCTGTACACCCTGTGCTGCTGCTACAGAAAAGGTATTGGTATTACAGATAGAGGATTCCATAACACCGGCTTCTGATGATATTTTGGCAGACGCCATAGCTTTCGCTGAAGAAGGCGATTACCAGGTTCTGGTCATTACACTTAACACGCCAGGCGGTGTGGTGGATGCGACCCTTAATATGATGGAACAAATAGCCAATACGAATGTACCTGTCATTGGCTACGTGTATCCTGAAGGTACGAAGTCTTGGTCTGCGGGTACTCTTCTCCTTATAAGTACGGATGTGGCGGCTATGGCTCCTTTCACTGTCATAGGCTCAGCCCAGCCTGTCACCATGACTCCATCAGGTTCAGAACCCATAAATGATTCCAAGATTGTGAATGCTCTGGTTGCTATGGCACAGGAAAATGCTCGCAAATACGGGCGTAATGAAACTGCTGCAGGTCAATTTATTACGGAAAACCTCAATTTAAATCCTGAAAAGGCCCTGGAATACGGAGTAATCGAGTACATAGCGTCAGATCTTAATGACCTGTTGGACCAGGTTGACGGGCAGGAGGTTAAGGGTAGGGAACTTAAGACCAGCGGGGCAGATATAGTGTTCTATAAACCATCCCTTAGACTTTCTTTCCTGAATACTATCTCAGATCCGGTCCTATCCTCCTTGTTATTGTTGCTTGGGGTGTACGCCCTAATATTAGGTCTGTCCCACCCCGGAATTGGCGGAGAGATATTTGGTCTTATATCTATATCATTGGGGCTTGTAGGTACAGGCTTCGATGTTAATATTGCATCAATATTCCTCATATTGGTAGGTGTGGCATTGATTATAATAGAGTTCCAATCCCCGGGTTTAGGAATTTTCGGTATTGTAGGGCTTGTGTGCATAGTTGCAGGAAGTATGTTGCTTGCACCAACAGATTTTCCACGAAATTATACGCCAGCTGGATTCCAGCAGACTATCCTACTTTCGGTTGTAGCTCCCACCATAGCTATTGGTGTTTTCCTGTTGTTCGTTCTTTATAAGGTCGCAATTGTGCGTCACTCCAAGCCAAAATTCGGTGAGCTTTTAGGTGATATTGCTGTTGCCCAGGATTCTTTTGGACCAGGCGAGTTTGGATATGTAAGGCATAAAAGTGAAAACTGGAAAGCGCGTTCTGAGGATTATATAGAAAAAGGAAATAAGGTGGAGATCCTGGAAAAAGATGGGACGGTTCTAATTGTAAAAAAGATAGATGAAAAATATCGTCTTTCAGAATAA
- a CDS encoding AIR synthase-related protein, whose translation MDIEGYAKRGLRANDLELEDKLTARILEIKKTTPQHARKLAQATIVEAKNTLNVKGDILEPTISGVTMGEFGVGSRGTGDFYTHEKIAEVIGKTSAIVDSAQLDDSGVVLGNGIDKYIIVTIDGIHSRLSDFPFLAGFHVARASLRDVYVMGARPVALLSDIHVADDGDVAKIFDHIAGITTVSELTGIPLITGSTLRIGGDMVIGERLTGGVGAVGTTSDLTARNQTREGDVILMTEGAGGGTVSTTALYYNMHHVVSETMNVKFLEACEALIGSGLLPYIHAMTDVTNGGIRGDAKEISKTAGVKLVFEEEKMRALVNPVVLEMLESLKIDYLGVSLDALLVIAPQEYAQEIMRVVKEASVAIDIIGRVEKGVGSEIRINGEIKDFIPRFRESAYTPVKKMIGEEEPRDFIEMKNAIDKAAENSIEKKRRVVEMIKKGSA comes from the coding sequence ATGGATATCGAAGGATATGCAAAAAGAGGCCTACGTGCCAATGATCTTGAACTCGAAGATAAACTGACAGCAAGGATACTGGAAATAAAAAAGACCACACCTCAGCATGCACGCAAGCTTGCGCAGGCAACAATCGTGGAAGCAAAAAACACATTGAATGTGAAAGGTGATATCCTGGAACCGACCATATCTGGCGTCACAATGGGTGAATTCGGCGTAGGTTCAAGGGGCACAGGTGACTTTTATACGCATGAGAAGATAGCAGAGGTAATTGGAAAAACCAGTGCTATAGTTGACAGCGCGCAGCTTGATGATTCAGGCGTGGTCTTGGGCAATGGCATAGATAAATACATAATAGTCACCATAGATGGAATACACTCCAGACTTAGCGATTTTCCATTTCTCGCCGGTTTCCATGTAGCAAGAGCCTCACTTAGAGACGTGTATGTAATGGGAGCACGACCTGTTGCTCTGCTTTCAGATATTCATGTAGCAGATGACGGAGATGTAGCGAAGATATTTGACCACATCGCAGGCATAACCACAGTATCTGAGCTTACTGGTATCCCCCTTATCACTGGCAGCACACTCCGTATAGGAGGAGATATGGTCATAGGGGAACGCTTGACAGGCGGAGTGGGTGCCGTGGGAACAACATCGGACCTTACAGCCCGCAATCAAACAAGAGAAGGCGATGTAATCCTCATGACCGAGGGTGCCGGAGGAGGCACTGTTTCCACTACAGCTCTTTATTACAACATGCACCATGTTGTGAGCGAAACCATGAACGTAAAGTTCCTGGAAGCATGTGAAGCACTCATTGGTTCTGGCCTGCTTCCATATATACATGCCATGACGGATGTCACTAATGGTGGTATCCGTGGTGACGCCAAAGAGATATCAAAGACTGCTGGTGTAAAACTGGTCTTTGAAGAAGAGAAAATGAGAGCACTGGTCAATCCAGTAGTGCTTGAAATGCTCGAATCCCTAAAGATAGATTATCTGGGAGTCTCACTTGATGCCTTGCTTGTCATAGCCCCGCAGGAGTATGCTCAAGAAATCATGCGCGTTGTGAAAGAAGCAAGTGTTGCCATTGACATCATAGGGCGCGTGGAGAAAGGAGTTGGCTCCGAAATCAGAATAAACGGAGAGATAAAAGATTTCATCCCCCGCTTCAGGGAATCTGCATACACCCCTGTCAAGAAAATGATAGGAGAAGAAGAGCCCCGGGATTTTATTGAAATGAAAAATGCAATTGACAAGGCAGCGGAGAATTCAATTGAGAAAAAGCGCAGAGTAGTGGAAATGATAAAGAAAGGATCTGCTTAA
- the hisH gene encoding imidazole glycerol phosphate synthase subunit HisH, producing the protein MKNIVIIDYGLGNLRSVYKGLEHAGASVSISSDPEKMLAADGVILPGVGAFMDAMKNIEGLKGTITEYVTSGKPMLGICLGEQILMDWSEEGRLTDGLGLVKGNVVRFPHSELKVPHMGWNSIHITQEHPLFEGIPNGSYVYFVHSYYVDTAQKNTLASCEYGKTFAAAIVNDSGNVMGTQFHPEKSGDIGLKMLRNFVEMC; encoded by the coding sequence ATGAAAAATATCGTGATCATAGACTATGGGCTTGGTAACCTGCGCAGTGTATACAAAGGACTTGAACACGCAGGTGCCTCTGTTTCCATCTCCAGTGACCCTGAAAAGATGCTTGCAGCAGATGGGGTTATCCTACCCGGAGTGGGCGCTTTCATGGATGCCATGAAAAACATAGAAGGTCTCAAGGGTACTATTACAGAATATGTGACTTCCGGCAAGCCTATGCTTGGCATTTGTCTGGGAGAGCAGATACTTATGGATTGGTCCGAAGAAGGAAGGTTAACTGATGGATTGGGACTTGTAAAGGGAAATGTTGTAAGATTCCCTCACTCTGAACTCAAAGTCCCCCACATGGGATGGAACTCCATACATATCACACAAGAACATCCTCTGTTCGAAGGTATTCCCAATGGGTCTTATGTTTATTTTGTACATTCCTACTATGTGGATACTGCACAAAAAAACACACTTGCATCGTGTGAATATGGAAAAACTTTTGCAGCTGCCATAGTCAACGATTCCGGGAATGTGATGGGCACACAGTTCCACCCTGAAAAAAGTGGGGATATCGGCCTGAAGATGCTTCGCAACTTTGTAGAAATGTGCTGA